GGTGAGGCGCGTCCATGCGAAGTCCGTGTCGCCCGGGGCGTACGTCTTGCCCAGGTGGAACAGGAACTCCTGCGGGTTGGGCTGAGCCGAGGCGTCAGTGATCCGCCGGGTGGCGATGCGGCCCAGGGGAGACGCGGACGCCTTCTCCGGGGCGATTCCCGGCCACCAGACCACCACGGGGGCGTCGGGGAGCAGCAGGCCGGTGACCAGCCCTTCCTCGTCGCTCGCCGTCTCGCCGTAGGCGCGGAGGACGATGACCTCGCTCGCGCCGGCGTCGCCGCCGACACGGATCTGCGCATCCAGGCGGGCGTCGCCGCTCGAGTGGTCGCGCTCCTCCTCGGTCGAGACCACGATGACGCGCATCGGGTGCTCGCGGGAGGCGTCGTTGGCGGCCTCGATGGCCTCCTCCTCCTGCCCGAGATGGGTGGCGATGATGAGGGTCAGCACGCGGCCGAGGGCGACGGCGCCGCCCTCCTCGCGGATCTTGACCAGCGCCTTCGAGATGTTGCTGACGGTGGTCGCGGGAAGATCGACGATCATGGACGCCTCCAAACGCGGCCGTCGCGCTGCAGGAGCTCGTCGGCCGACTTCGGGCCCCAGGTTCCGGGGCGGTACTGCTCGGGCTGGCCCTGCGTGGCCCAGAAGTCCTCGATCGGGTCGAGGATCTTCCAGGAGAGCTCGACCTCCTCGTGGCGGGGGAACAGCGGCGGGTCGCCGAGGAGCACATCCAGGATGAGTCGCTCGTACGCCTCCGGGCTCGCCTCGGTGAAGGCGTGGCCGTAGCCGAAGTCCATGCTCACGTCGCGCACCTGCATGCCGGCGCCGGGGACCTTCGAGCCGAAGCGGATGGTCACGCCCTCGTCGGGCTGCACGCGGATGACGAGCGCGTTCTGCCCGAGCGCGCTGGTCTGCGACTCCGCGAAGAGCTGCTGCGGCGCGCGCTTGAACACGACGGCGATCTCGGTGACGCGACGACCGAGGCGCTTGCCCGCGCGCAGGTAGAACGGGACGCCCGCCCAGCGGCGGGTGCCGATCTCCAGCTTGATGGCCGCGTAGGTCTCCGTGGTGGAGTGGGGATTCATCCCGTCCTCCTCCAGGAATCCGACGACCTTCTCGCCGCCCTGCCAGCCGCTGCCGTACTGGCCGCGGGCGGTGGACGTCGCGAGGTCCTTCGGCAGCCGCACGGCGGCGAGCACCTTCTCCTTCTCGGCGCGCAGGTCTGCGGCGTTGAACGAGATGGGCTCCTCCATCGCGGTGAGCGCGAGCAGCTGGAGCAGGTGGTTCTGGATGACGTCGCGCGCAGCGCCGATGCCGTCGTAATAGCCGGCACGGCCGCCCACTCCGATGTCCTCCGCCATGGTGATCTGCACGTGGTCGACGTAGTTGGCGTTCCAGATCGGCTCGTACAGCTCGTTGGCGAAGCGCAGCGCCAGGATGTTCTGGACCGTCTCCTTGCCGAGGTAGTGGTCGATGCGGAACACCGAGTCCGGCGGGAACACCGTCTCGACGACGGCGTTGAGCTCCCGCGCGGACTGCAGGTCGTGACCGAACGGCTTCTCGATGACGACACGCCGCCAGCCCTCGCCGGACTGGTCGGCGAGACCGGACCGCTTGAGCTGCTCGGTGACGATCGGGAACGCCTTCGGCGGGATGGACAGGTAGAACGCGTGGTTCCCCATGGTCCCGCGCTCGACATCCAGCTCTTCGACCGTCTGCTTCAGACGCCGGAAGGCGTCGTCGTCATCGAACTCGCCCGGCACGAAGCGGATGCCCTGTGCCAGCTGCTGCCACACATCGTCGTCGAACGGGGTGCGTGCGTACTGCTTGACCGCGTCGTACACGACCTTCTCGAAGTCCTGGTCCTCCCAGTCCCGCCGGGCGAACCCGACGAGGGAGAACCCGGGCGGCAGGAGGCCGCGGTTCGCGAGGTCGTACACCGCCGGCATCAACTTCTTGCGCGACAGGTCGCCCGTCACACCGAAGATGATGAGGCTGCTGGGCCCCGCGATGCGATTGAGGCGGCGGTCGGAGGGCAACCGCAGAGGGTTGAACTCCGGCGTGATTTCCACCGGTGACAAGTGTCTGATCTCCTTTGTCGGGGGCCTCAGTTGACGGCCTCGAACAGCGAGACGACATCCGCCTCGGCGTTCGTGAGGGTCAGCGTCAGCACCGGGCGGCCGTGCTCGCCGAGGACGCTGGCGTCGCCGGCGGCCTGGGCCTGGATGAGCTGCCCGAAGGTGAAGGGGCGGCCCGGGATCTCGAGGTCCTCGGAGGGAGTCGCCGTGATCTGCAGGAACACGCCGACCGCCGGGCCACCCTTGTGGAACTGACCCGTGGAGTGCAGGAAGCGCGGTCCCCAGCCGAAGGTGACCGGACGGTTCGCCTTGGCCGCCAGCAGGTCGCGGATCCCCGCGAGCTGCGGGAGGGCGAGCCGGTTGACGTAGGCCTGGACCGCCACGTAGCCGTCCGGGCCGAGCTGCGCGAGCAGCGCGTCCACCGCGGCGTCGAGCGTGTTCGCCTGGCCGAGGAACGAACCGGTGGTGCGGACCTCGATGCCGCCCGCGGTGAACGCGGGGGTGACGGGCTCCGGCCGGTTGTCCAGCAGCGAGCGGGCGGCGACCTTTGCGGCCTCCACGTCGGGCTGGTCGAACGGGTTGATGCCGAGCAGGCGTCCCGCGACCGCGACGGCGTACTCCCAGACGATCAGCTGGGCGCCGAGGCTGCCGGAGACGAGGATCTCGCCCTCGTGGCGGTCGGCGGGGAACAGGTGGTGCGCCTCCGCGTTGGCGACGAGTCGCACGACCTGCAGGTCGGCCGGCTTCGACTCGAGCTCGGGAGCCAGCTTGTCGAGCACGACGGGGAGGAGGCCGGTGCCGTTCTTCCCGGTGGACTCGGCGATCAGCTGCTCGGCCCAGTCGGCGAATCCGACGATGTGCGTCCCGTCGGCGACGATGCCCAGCTTGTCCTTCAGCGGGCTCGTGCCGGCGATCGCCGCACCGAGCACCAGGCCCGGGTTCGTGTCGTTGTCGACCGCGAGCTCGATCTGCGTGGCGTCGGCCTCGTCGAGCAGCTCGGAGATGTCGACGCCGGCGAGGCCCGAGGGGACCAGGCCGAACGCGGTCAGCGCCGAGTAGCGGCCGCCGACGTTGGGGTCGGCGTTGAAGACGCGGTAGCCGGCCTCGCGGGCCGACTGGTCGAGCGGCGAACCGGGGTCGGTGACGACGACGGTCCGCTCGCGCGGGTCGATGCCCGCATCCCGGAACCACTTCTCGTACACGCGACGCTGGCTGTCGGTCTCGAGCGTCGAGCCCGACTTCGACGAGATGACCACCGCGGTGGCCTCCAGCCGGTCGCGCAGCGCCGCGAGCACCTGGCCCGGGTCGGTCGAGTCGAGCACCGTCAGCTCGGCCTCGGCCGTGCGGGTGATGACCTCCGGCGCGAGCGACGAGCCGCCCATGCCGCCCAGGACGATGTGGTTGATGCCCTTGGCGTGGAGCTCCTCGCGCAGGGCGACGATCTCGGGAACCAGGGGGCGCGAGATCGCGACGGCCTCGGTCCAGCCGAGGCGCTTGCTCGCCTCGGCCTCCGCTTCCGGGCCCCAGAGGGCGGGATCCTGCGCCGCGATGCCCGACGCCACCTTGTCGGCGACGAGCTGCGGGACGACGGTGCGGACGGCCTCGGCCGCCGGCCCCGTGACGTGGATGCGGAACGTCACTTGGCGGCTCCCTCGAGCGCGTTCTTCACGGTCTCGACGAGCTCGCCCCAAGACACGTTGAACTTCTCGACGCCCTCGCGCTCGAGCGTCTCGGTGACGTCGTCGAAGGAGATGCCGAGGTCGGCAAGCTTGTTCAGCACGTCGTTCGACTCGGCGTACGTCTTGGTGACGGTGTCGCCCGTGATGTTGCCGTGGTCGAAGGTCGCGTCGAGCGTCTTCTCCGGCATCGTGTTGACGGTGTTCGGGGCGACGAGCTGCTCGACGTACAGGGTGTCGGGGAGGCTCGGGTCCTTGACGCCGGTGGAGGCCCACAGCGGACGCTGCTCGTTCGCACCGGCCGCGACGAGCGCCTTGGCGCGCTCGGTGGCGAACTGCTGCTCGTACACCTCGTAGGCGAGACGGGCGTTGGCGATGCCGGCCTTGCTCTTCAGCGACTCGGCCTCGTCGGTGCCGATCGCGCTGAGGCGCTTGTCCACCTCGGTGTCGACGCGGGAGACGAAGAACGAGGCGACCGAGTGGATGCCCGAGAGGTCGATGCCCGCCGCCTTGGCCTTCTCGAGGCCGCTGAGGTAGGCGTCGATGACCTGGCGGTAGCGCTCCAGGCTGAAGATCAGGGTCACGTTGACGCTGATGCCGGCGCCGATCGTCTCGGTGATGGCCTCGAGGCCCTCGACCGTGGCGGGGATCTTGATCATCACGTTCGGCTTCTGGATCTTGGCCGACAGCTTCTGGGCGGCCTCGATCGTGGCCTGGGTGTCGCGGGCCAGGCCCGGGGCGACCTCGATGGAGACGCGGCCGTCGACGCCGTTCGTGCGCTCGAAGGTCTCGTGGAAGATGTCGCTCGCGTTGGCGACGTCGTCGGTGGTGATCTCGAAGATCGCGTCGTCGACGGAGACGCCGGCGGCGGCGAGCTGGCGGACCTGCTCGTCATACGCCTCGCCCTTGGAGAGCGCGGCGGCGAAGATCGTCGGGTTTGTGGTCACGCCGACGACGTTCTTCTCGGCGATGAGCTTCTGCAGGCTCCCGGAGTTGATGCGCTCACGCGAGAGGTCGTCCAGCCAGATGCTGACGCCCGCAGCCGACAGGGCGGCGGTGGGGGTCTCGGTGGTGGAGGTGGTGTCGGTCATTTTCTCTTATCTCCTCTTGTGCCCGCGCTCAAAGCGACGCGAGCGATTCCTTCGCGGCGGACACGGCGTGCTCGGTGGTCATGCCGAACTCGCGGAACAGGGTCTTGTAGTCGGCCGATGCACCGAAGTGCTCGATCGACACGCTGCGGCCGTGGTCGCCGACGATCTTGTCCCAGGCGAGCGCCAGGCCGGCCTCGATGGAGACGCGGGCCTTGATCTCGGCGGGAAGTACATTCTCGCGGTACTCGGCGGGCTGCTCGGCGAACCACTCCAGGCTCGGAGCGGAGACGACGCGGGCGTTGATGCCCTCGCCGCGCAGCTCCTCGCGGGCCTCGAGGGCGATCTGCACCTCGGAGCCGGTGGCGATGAAGATCACGTCCGGCGTGCCGCCCGGCGCCTCGGCCAGGATGTACGCGCCCTTCGCGACGTTCTCGGCCGACGCGAGGGTGTCGCCCTCGGCGTCTCCCTCTCCGCGCTCGAACACCGGGATGTTCTGACGGGTCAGCGCGATGCCGGCCGGGCCGTTACGACGCTCGAGGATCGTCTTCCAGGCCCACGCGACCTCATTGGCGTCACCCGGGCGGACGACGGTGAAGTTCGGGATGGCGCGGAGCGTCGAGAGCTGCTCGATCGGCTGGTGCGTCGGGCCGTCCTCGCCGAGGGCGACGGAGTCGTGCGTCCAGACGAAGATCGACGGGATGTTCATCAGCGCCGACAGGCGGAGGGACGGCCGCTGGTAGTCGCTGAAGATCAGGAACGTGCCGCCGAACGGGCGGGTCGGGCCGTGCAGCACGATGCCGTTGATGATCGCGGCCATCGCGTGCTCGCGGATGCCGAAGTGCAGCACGCGGCCGTACGGGTTACCGGTCCACTCGTGCGTCGACCGCTCGGTCGGCACGAAGGACGGAGCGCCCTCGATGGTGGTGTTGTTGGACTCGGCGAGGTCGGCGGAGCCGCCCCACAGCTCGGGCATGACCTGGGCGATCGCGTTGATCACCTTGCCGCTCGCGGCGCGGGTGGAGACGTCCTTGCCCGGCTCGAAGACCGGCAGGGCGCTCTCGAGGTCGGGTGCCTCGCCGCTGAGCAGGCGGTCGAGCAGCTGCTTGCGCTCGGGGTTCGCCTCGGCCCAGGCGTCGAAGCCCTTCTGCCACTCGGCGCGCTCCTCGGCGCCGCGCTCGACGGCCTTGCGCGTGTGCTCGATGACCTCGTCGGCGACCTCGAAGGTCTGCTCGGGGTCGAAGCCGAGCACCTGCTTGACGGCACGCAGCTCGTCGGCGCCGAGCGCCGATCCGTGGATCTTTCCGGTGTTCTGCTTCTTGGGCGCGGGCCAGCCGATGATCGTCTTGAGGATGATGAGCGACGGCTTGTCGGTCACCTCCTGCGCGTTGACGATCGCCTGGTGCAGCTCCTGCACGTCCTCTTCGTAGACGCCGGTCTTCTTCCAGTCGACGACCTGGACGTGCCAGTGGTACGCCTCGTAGCGCGCCTTGACGTCCTCGGTGAAGGCGATGTCGGTGTCGTCCTCGATCGAGATCTGGTTGCTGTCGTAGATCGCGATCAGGTTGCCGAGCTCCTGGTGGCCGGCGAGCGACGACGCCTCGGAGCTGACGCCCTCCTCCAGGTCGCCGTCGGAGGCGATCACGTAGACGTGGTGGTCGAACGGGCTCTGGCCGGGAGCAGCGTCCGGGTCGAAGAGGCCGCGCTCGAAACGCTGGGCATAAGCGAAACCGACGGCGGAGGAGATGCCCTGACCGAGAGGTCCGGTGGTGATCTCCACGCCGTCGGTGTGTCCGTACTCCGGGTGGCCGGGGGTGAGGGAGCCCCAGGTGCGGAGCGCCTTGAGGTCGTCGAGCTCGAGACCGTAGCCGCCCAGATACAGCTGGATGTACTGCGTCAGCGACGAGTGGCCGGCCGACAGGATGAACCGGTCGCGACCGAGCCAGTGCTGGTCGTGCGGATCGCGGCGCATCACCTTCTGGAAGAGCAGGTAAGCGGCAGGGGCGAGGCTCATGGCGGTGCCGGGATGACCGTTGCCCACCTTCTCCACCGCATCGGCTGCGAGAACGCGAGCCGTGTCTACTGCCTTGTTGTCAATGGGATCCCACTGCAGTGCTGCCACGTGAAAACTGACCCTTCGTAGAAATAGGTGAGGGTCGTCGTGGAACCCGCACCGGTTGAGGTAGTGCGCGCCGTGGACGTCATCGGCGCCGGGCCCCGACAGGGCTTCGGCTGGCGAGCACTCCCAAGTATAGGTAACACGCACGAAACGTGGGGTGTTCCCCCAGACGGTTGTGCCAGAGGCGTACAGCGGGTAGCCGCCCGGCCGCGCCTCTACGTGTCGTAGACTTGCCCGGGGTCACGAACCCATCCGCCGACATCACACGAGGAGCAATGGACGTCGCTGTAGAGAGCCGTGTCGAACCGGGCCGCATCGGCGTCGCTCGCAAGGTGAAGGCGTATTTCGCACTCACCAAGCCGCGCGTGGTCGAGCTGCTGCTGGTCACCACGGTCCCGACGATGATCCTCGCGGCGAACGGCATCCCGAACCTCTGGCTGGTGTTCGCCACCGTCATCGGCGGCTACATGAGCGCGGGTTCCGCCGGCGCGTTCAACTGCTACATCGACCGCGACATCGACCGGGTCATGCGACGGACGAAGAACCGTCCCCTGGTGACCGGGGAGCTCTCCGACCGCGAGGCGCTCGTGTTCGCCTGGGCGCTCGGGATCGCGTCCGTCCTGGTGCTCGGCTTCTTCACGAACTGGCTCGCGGCGGCCCTCTCGGTCGCGGCCATCCTGCTCTACGTCGTCTTCTACACGCTGATCCTCAAGCGCCGGACCCCGCAGAACATCGTCTGGGGCGGCGTCGCCGGCTGCATGCCCGTGCTCATCGGCTGGGCGGCGGTCACCGGGTCGCTCGCCTGGGCGCCGTTCATCCTGTTCGGGATCATCTTCCTCTGGACGCCGCCGCACTACTGGCCGCTGTCGATGAAATACCGCTCCGACTACCAGGAGGCGGGTGTCCCGATGCTGGCGGTCGTTCGCGGCCGCGCGGTCGTCGGCCTGCAGGTGATCCTGTACGCGTGGGCCATGGTCGCCTGCTCGCTGCTGCTCATCCCGGTCGGGCACATGGGGCTGCTCTACACGGCGGTCTCGCTCGTCGCCGGCGGTTGGTTCATCTACGAATCGCACCGTCTGTACAACCTGGCGATCCGTCACGAGTCGGTGTCCCCGATGCGCGTCTTCCACGGCTCGATCGCGTACCTGACGCTGATCTTCCTCGCCGTGGCGATCGACCCGCTGCTCCCGTTCTGATCCCAGAGCGATCCGTGTGCCGCGGAACCCCGCGCACCTCTACGATGTGGCCATGACAGCGCAGTTGCTGACAGCCCGGCTCACCACGGAGCGCCTGGTGCTCGACGCTCCCACGGACGCGGACATCCCCGACGTCGCGCAAGCGTGCCAGGACGCCGAGACCCAGCGCTGGGTGCCCCTCCCGTCTCCCTACACCCGCGAGAGCGCGGAGTTCTTCGTGCGCAGCTACTGCCCGCACGGGATCGCCAGCCGGCGGTACACGGTGTGGGCGCTCCATCGCGTGGAGGGCGGGCGGATGCTCGGCGCACTGGAGGTGCGGCGCGACGAGCGCGCCGGGTCGGCCTCGCTCGGCTGCTGGTCCGGGCCCTGGGCGCGCGGCCACGGGTACATGCGCGAGGCGCTGGCCGCCGTGACGCAGCACGCGCTGGACAGCGATGGGCTCGGGTTCGAGCAGCTCAACTGGGAGTACGTCCCGGGCAACGACGCCAGCAGGCGGCTGGCGGAGGCGGTGGGGTTCGACTTCGCGGCTGGGGCGCGCACCACCGTCACCCTGCACGGTCAGACCCGCGAGGCGCGGGTCGGGACGCTACGCCGCGACGACGTGCGCGGCTGAGTCGGCGTCGGCGTCGATCGCCGACACGGGCGACGTCAGCGACAGGATCACCGCGGTCATCGCCGCGGCGAGCAGCGCCGCCAGGGTCATGTGGATGCCGACCAGGATGCCGGGGAGACCCGTGTTCG
This region of Leifsonia sp. fls2-241-R2A-40a genomic DNA includes:
- a CDS encoding heme o synthase; the protein is MDVAVESRVEPGRIGVARKVKAYFALTKPRVVELLLVTTVPTMILAANGIPNLWLVFATVIGGYMSAGSAGAFNCYIDRDIDRVMRRTKNRPLVTGELSDREALVFAWALGIASVLVLGFFTNWLAAALSVAAILLYVVFYTLILKRRTPQNIVWGGVAGCMPVLIGWAAVTGSLAWAPFILFGIIFLWTPPHYWPLSMKYRSDYQEAGVPMLAVVRGRAVVGLQVILYAWAMVACSLLLIPVGHMGLLYTAVSLVAGGWFIYESHRLYNLAIRHESVSPMRVFHGSIAYLTLIFLAVAIDPLLPF
- a CDS encoding GNAT family N-acetyltransferase — encoded protein: MTAQLLTARLTTERLVLDAPTDADIPDVAQACQDAETQRWVPLPSPYTRESAEFFVRSYCPHGIASRRYTVWALHRVEGGRMLGALEVRRDERAGSASLGCWSGPWARGHGYMREALAAVTQHALDSDGLGFEQLNWEYVPGNDASRRLAEAVGFDFAAGARTTVTLHGQTREARVGTLRRDDVRG
- the tal gene encoding transaldolase, whose amino-acid sequence is MTDTTSTTETPTAALSAAGVSIWLDDLSRERINSGSLQKLIAEKNVVGVTTNPTIFAAALSKGEAYDEQVRQLAAAGVSVDDAIFEITTDDVANASDIFHETFERTNGVDGRVSIEVAPGLARDTQATIEAAQKLSAKIQKPNVMIKIPATVEGLEAITETIGAGISVNVTLIFSLERYRQVIDAYLSGLEKAKAAGIDLSGIHSVASFFVSRVDTEVDKRLSAIGTDEAESLKSKAGIANARLAYEVYEQQFATERAKALVAAGANEQRPLWASTGVKDPSLPDTLYVEQLVAPNTVNTMPEKTLDATFDHGNITGDTVTKTYAESNDVLNKLADLGISFDDVTETLEREGVEKFNVSWGELVETVKNALEGAAK
- the zwf gene encoding glucose-6-phosphate dehydrogenase, coding for MSPVEITPEFNPLRLPSDRRLNRIAGPSSLIIFGVTGDLSRKKLMPAVYDLANRGLLPPGFSLVGFARRDWEDQDFEKVVYDAVKQYARTPFDDDVWQQLAQGIRFVPGEFDDDDAFRRLKQTVEELDVERGTMGNHAFYLSIPPKAFPIVTEQLKRSGLADQSGEGWRRVVIEKPFGHDLQSARELNAVVETVFPPDSVFRIDHYLGKETVQNILALRFANELYEPIWNANYVDHVQITMAEDIGVGGRAGYYDGIGAARDVIQNHLLQLLALTAMEEPISFNAADLRAEKEKVLAAVRLPKDLATSTARGQYGSGWQGGEKVVGFLEEDGMNPHSTTETYAAIKLEIGTRRWAGVPFYLRAGKRLGRRVTEIAVVFKRAPQQLFAESQTSALGQNALVIRVQPDEGVTIRFGSKVPGAGMQVRDVSMDFGYGHAFTEASPEAYERLILDVLLGDPPLFPRHEEVELSWKILDPIEDFWATQGQPEQYRPGTWGPKSADELLQRDGRVWRRP
- a CDS encoding glucose-6-phosphate isomerase, whose amino-acid sequence is MTFRIHVTGPAAEAVRTVVPQLVADKVASGIAAQDPALWGPEAEAEASKRLGWTEAVAISRPLVPEIVALREELHAKGINHIVLGGMGGSSLAPEVITRTAEAELTVLDSTDPGQVLAALRDRLEATAVVISSKSGSTLETDSQRRVYEKWFRDAGIDPRERTVVVTDPGSPLDQSAREAGYRVFNADPNVGGRYSALTAFGLVPSGLAGVDISELLDEADATQIELAVDNDTNPGLVLGAAIAGTSPLKDKLGIVADGTHIVGFADWAEQLIAESTGKNGTGLLPVVLDKLAPELESKPADLQVVRLVANAEAHHLFPADRHEGEILVSGSLGAQLIVWEYAVAVAGRLLGINPFDQPDVEAAKVAARSLLDNRPEPVTPAFTAGGIEVRTTGSFLGQANTLDAAVDALLAQLGPDGYVAVQAYVNRLALPQLAGIRDLLAAKANRPVTFGWGPRFLHSTGQFHKGGPAVGVFLQITATPSEDLEIPGRPFTFGQLIQAQAAGDASVLGEHGRPVLTLTLTNAEADVVSLFEAVN
- the tkt gene encoding transketolase, whose product is MAALQWDPIDNKAVDTARVLAADAVEKVGNGHPGTAMSLAPAAYLLFQKVMRRDPHDQHWLGRDRFILSAGHSSLTQYIQLYLGGYGLELDDLKALRTWGSLTPGHPEYGHTDGVEITTGPLGQGISSAVGFAYAQRFERGLFDPDAAPGQSPFDHHVYVIASDGDLEEGVSSEASSLAGHQELGNLIAIYDSNQISIEDDTDIAFTEDVKARYEAYHWHVQVVDWKKTGVYEEDVQELHQAIVNAQEVTDKPSLIILKTIIGWPAPKKQNTGKIHGSALGADELRAVKQVLGFDPEQTFEVADEVIEHTRKAVERGAEERAEWQKGFDAWAEANPERKQLLDRLLSGEAPDLESALPVFEPGKDVSTRAASGKVINAIAQVMPELWGGSADLAESNNTTIEGAPSFVPTERSTHEWTGNPYGRVLHFGIREHAMAAIINGIVLHGPTRPFGGTFLIFSDYQRPSLRLSALMNIPSIFVWTHDSVALGEDGPTHQPIEQLSTLRAIPNFTVVRPGDANEVAWAWKTILERRNGPAGIALTRQNIPVFERGEGDAEGDTLASAENVAKGAYILAEAPGGTPDVIFIATGSEVQIALEAREELRGEGINARVVSAPSLEWFAEQPAEYRENVLPAEIKARVSIEAGLALAWDKIVGDHGRSVSIEHFGASADYKTLFREFGMTTEHAVSAAKESLASL
- a CDS encoding glucose-6-phosphate dehydrogenase assembly protein OpcA; amino-acid sequence: MIVDLPATTVSNISKALVKIREEGGAVALGRVLTLIIATHLGQEEEAIEAANDASREHPMRVIVVSTEEERDHSSGDARLDAQIRVGGDAGASEVIVLRAYGETASDEEGLVTGLLLPDAPVVVWWPGIAPEKASASPLGRIATRRITDASAQPNPQEFLFHLGKTYAPGDTDFAWTRLTLWRAQLAAVLDQPPYEPITSVDVAGAADSPSTLLLAAWLRLQLQVPVQYDLASRAIGSGGIHGVKMERASGVIELEREIPNVARLSQPGQPSHDLSLPRRSLRDCLAEELRRLDPDDLYGEVITKGLALLETTDEGAGARA